A region of Ramlibacter agri DNA encodes the following proteins:
- the proB gene encoding glutamate 5-kinase, producing MSEQKNGAATLRDARRIVVKVGSSLVTNEGRGLDEVAIGEWSRQLAALAADGREVIMVSSGAIAEGMKRLGWTTRPVELDKLQAAAAVGQMGLAQMYETKLREQGMASAQVLLTHADLADRERYLNARSTLLTLLSLRVLPVINENDTVVNDEIKFGDNDTLGALVANLVEADLLVILTDQKGLYSADPRKDPNARFIQEARAGDATLETMAGGAGSSIGKGGMITKVLAAKRAAGSGASTVIAWGREPDCLLRLAQGEIIGTLLVAPDQKSQARKRWMADHLQLRGAVTVDAGAAAKLRDEGKSLLPIGMTAVDGDFHRGEVIAVRDQQGHEIARGLANYAAPEARLLCRKPSSEIEKLLGYMAEPEMIHRTNLVVTR from the coding sequence ATGAGCGAACAGAAGAACGGAGCGGCTACGCTGCGCGACGCCAGGCGCATCGTGGTCAAGGTGGGTTCCAGCCTGGTGACCAACGAAGGCCGCGGGCTGGACGAAGTGGCCATCGGCGAATGGAGCCGCCAGCTGGCGGCGCTGGCCGCCGACGGCCGCGAGGTGATCATGGTGTCCAGCGGCGCCATCGCCGAAGGCATGAAGCGCCTGGGCTGGACCACGCGCCCGGTGGAACTGGACAAGCTGCAGGCGGCCGCCGCCGTGGGGCAGATGGGCCTGGCGCAGATGTACGAGACCAAGCTGCGCGAGCAGGGCATGGCCTCGGCGCAGGTGCTGCTGACGCACGCCGACCTGGCGGACCGCGAGCGCTACCTCAACGCGCGCTCGACGCTGCTGACCTTGCTGTCGCTGCGCGTGCTGCCGGTCATCAACGAGAACGACACCGTCGTCAACGACGAGATCAAGTTCGGCGACAACGACACGCTGGGTGCGCTGGTGGCCAACCTGGTCGAGGCCGACCTGCTGGTGATCCTCACCGACCAGAAGGGCCTGTACAGCGCCGACCCGCGCAAGGACCCGAACGCGCGCTTCATCCAGGAAGCACGCGCCGGCGACGCCACGCTGGAAACGATGGCAGGCGGCGCCGGCAGCAGCATCGGCAAGGGCGGCATGATCACCAAGGTGCTGGCCGCCAAGCGCGCGGCTGGTTCCGGCGCATCGACCGTCATCGCCTGGGGCCGCGAGCCGGATTGCCTGCTGCGCCTGGCGCAGGGCGAGATCATCGGCACCTTGCTGGTCGCACCCGACCAGAAGAGCCAGGCGCGCAAGCGCTGGATGGCCGACCACCTGCAGCTGCGCGGCGCGGTGACGGTGGATGCTGGCGCGGCAGCGAAGCTGCGCGATGAAGGCAAGAGCCTGCTGCCGATCGGCATGACGGCCGTGGACGGCGACTTCCATCGCGGCGAGGTCATCGCGGTGCGCGACCAGCAGGGCCACGAAATCGCCCGCGGCCTCGCCAACTACGCGGCGCCCGAGGCGCGGCTGCTATGCCGCAAGCCTTCCAGCGAGATCGAGAAGCTGCTGGGGTACATGGCGGAGCCGGAGATGATCCACCGGACGAACCTGGTGGTCACACGCTGA
- a CDS encoding RNA pyrophosphohydrolase: MLDRDGFRPNVGIILLNQKNQVFWGKRIRTHSWQFPQGGIDRGESPEQAMFRELHEEIGLMPEHVRIIARTRDWLRYEVPERYIRRDARGHYKGQKQIWFLLQLTGQDWNLNLRATNHPEFDAWRWNDYWVPLDVVVEFKRGVYEMALRELARYLPRNDHRNRYLRSGMRTRDADHPHNNHEAAAVQMPAPMMELPPGATFEPNPQAQGQRAFPLHPAAKIKNAT; the protein is encoded by the coding sequence ATGCTTGACCGGGACGGCTTCAGGCCTAACGTCGGCATCATCCTGCTCAACCAGAAAAACCAGGTGTTCTGGGGCAAACGCATCAGGACACACAGCTGGCAGTTTCCGCAAGGTGGCATCGACCGTGGCGAGAGCCCCGAGCAGGCGATGTTCCGGGAACTGCACGAGGAAATCGGGTTGATGCCGGAGCATGTGCGAATCATCGCCCGCACGCGTGACTGGCTGCGCTACGAAGTGCCGGAACGCTATATCCGCCGTGATGCGCGGGGCCACTACAAGGGACAGAAACAGATCTGGTTCCTGCTGCAATTGACCGGGCAGGACTGGAACCTGAACCTGCGCGCGACCAACCACCCGGAGTTCGACGCCTGGCGCTGGAACGACTACTGGGTGCCGCTGGACGTGGTGGTGGAGTTCAAGCGCGGCGTGTACGAGATGGCGCTGCGCGAGCTGGCGCGCTACCTGCCGCGCAACGACCACCGCAACCGGTATCTCCGCAGCGGCATGCGCACGCGCGATGCCGACCATCCCCACAACAACCACGAAGCGGCGGCGGTGCAGATGCCCGCGCCGATGATGGAACTGCCCCCGGGCGCCACCTTCGAACCCAATCCCCAGGCGCAGGGCCAGCGGGCCTTCCCGCTGCACCCCGCCGCGAAGATCAAGAATGCAACGTGA
- the cgtA gene encoding Obg family GTPase CgtA, whose product MKFVDEAYIDIAAGDGGNGCVSFRHEKYKEFGGPNGGDGGRGGHVWAVADPNLNTLVDYRFSRRHEAGRGEHGMGSDMFGAMGDDITLKMPVGTIITDAETGDVLYELLQPGEKLMIAKGGDGGFGNMRFKSSINRAPRQKTPGWPGEKKALKLELKVLADVGLLGMPNAGKSTFIAAVSNARPKIADYPFTTLHPNLGVVRVGPEQSFVVADIPGLIEGASEGAGLGHQFLRHLQRTRLLLHIVDIAPFDEGVDPVAQAKAIVGELKKYDAALYEKPRWLVLNKLDMVPGDERAARVKDFVKRFKWKGPVFEISALTREGCEHLIKSIFQHVHAQQEAEQPHVEVDPRFAGGDNPES is encoded by the coding sequence ATGAAATTCGTCGACGAAGCCTATATCGACATCGCCGCCGGCGATGGCGGCAACGGCTGCGTGTCGTTCCGGCACGAGAAGTACAAGGAATTCGGCGGCCCCAACGGCGGCGACGGCGGCCGCGGCGGCCACGTCTGGGCGGTGGCGGACCCGAACCTCAACACGCTCGTCGACTACCGCTTCTCGCGCCGCCACGAAGCGGGCCGCGGCGAGCACGGCATGGGCTCCGACATGTTCGGCGCGATGGGCGACGACATCACGCTGAAGATGCCGGTGGGCACGATCATCACCGACGCCGAGACTGGCGACGTGCTGTACGAGCTGCTGCAGCCCGGCGAGAAGCTGATGATCGCCAAGGGCGGCGACGGCGGCTTCGGCAATATGCGCTTCAAGAGCTCGATCAACCGCGCGCCCCGGCAGAAGACGCCCGGCTGGCCCGGCGAGAAGAAGGCGCTCAAGCTCGAACTCAAGGTGCTGGCCGACGTCGGCCTGCTGGGCATGCCCAATGCGGGCAAGTCCACGTTCATCGCCGCCGTGTCGAACGCGCGGCCCAAGATCGCCGACTATCCCTTCACCACGCTGCATCCCAACCTGGGTGTGGTGCGCGTGGGCCCGGAGCAGAGCTTCGTGGTGGCCGACATCCCCGGCCTGATCGAGGGCGCTTCCGAAGGTGCCGGACTGGGCCACCAGTTCCTGCGGCACCTGCAGCGCACGCGCCTGCTGCTGCACATCGTGGACATCGCGCCCTTCGACGAGGGCGTGGACCCGGTGGCGCAGGCCAAGGCCATCGTCGGCGAGCTGAAGAAGTACGACGCCGCGTTGTACGAGAAGCCGCGCTGGCTGGTGCTGAACAAGCTGGACATGGTGCCGGGCGACGAGCGTGCCGCGCGCGTGAAGGACTTCGTCAAGCGCTTCAAGTGGAAGGGCCCGGTGTTCGAGATCAGCGCGCTCACGCGCGAGGGCTGCGAGCACCTGATCAAGTCCATCTTCCAGCACGTGCACGCACAGCAGGAGGCGGAGCAGCCGCACGTGGAAGTCGATCCGCGCTTCGCCGGCGGCGACAATCCGGAGTCATGA
- a CDS encoding CNP1-like family protein, whose amino-acid sequence MQREFLALALCCASLAASAQLADADPDWKELDAPPPPALRTSGLIAIDVPGSSLHFGVDPNSVAIGTDGVVRYVVVAQSSSGTVNGIYEGVRCSTGEVRVFARHNPSSGWVATTESPWRALSETPNNRYSLTIARDGMCLGQAPNQDKATILRDLRTPADRKFTGSGG is encoded by the coding sequence ATGCAACGTGAGTTCCTGGCACTGGCCCTGTGCTGCGCCTCCCTGGCCGCCTCGGCCCAACTGGCCGACGCCGATCCCGACTGGAAGGAACTGGACGCGCCGCCGCCCCCGGCGCTGCGCACCAGCGGCCTCATCGCCATCGACGTGCCGGGTTCCAGCCTGCATTTCGGCGTCGATCCCAACTCGGTGGCCATCGGCACCGATGGCGTCGTGCGCTACGTCGTCGTGGCCCAGAGCAGCAGCGGCACCGTCAACGGCATCTACGAGGGCGTGCGGTGCAGCACGGGCGAAGTGCGCGTCTTCGCGCGCCACAACCCCTCGAGCGGCTGGGTGGCGACCACCGAATCGCCGTGGCGGGCGCTGTCCGAAACGCCGAACAACCGCTACAGCCTGACGATCGCCCGCGATGGCATGTGCCTGGGACAGGCGCCGAACCAGGACAAGGCCACGATCCTGCGCGACCTGCGCACGCCGGCGGACCGGAAGTTCACCGGCAGCGGCGGTTGA